One window from the genome of Neorhodopirellula lusitana encodes:
- the hisF gene encoding imidazole glycerol phosphate synthase subunit HisF, with protein MLAARIIPCLDVHGGRVVKGTNFVNLVDAGDPVQVAQRYEAEGADELVFLDITASHEQRDILLDVVNRTAEQVFMPLTVGGGVRTIEDVRALLSAGCDKVSINSSAVTDPDFIRRAADRFGSQCIVVNIDPKRVQKDGQEFWEVHINGGRKPTGLQAVEWAKEVEKLGAGEIVLTSMDADGTKDGYDIPITRAVSEAVSIPVVASGGAGHPDHLVEAIRDGKADAALAASIFHFGTFTITETKQRMKEAGIPVRHP; from the coding sequence ATGCTTGCCGCTCGCATCATTCCCTGTTTGGACGTACACGGTGGGCGTGTCGTCAAAGGCACCAACTTTGTCAACTTGGTCGACGCGGGTGACCCGGTTCAGGTCGCTCAGCGGTATGAAGCGGAAGGTGCCGACGAGCTGGTCTTTCTCGACATCACCGCCAGCCACGAACAACGAGACATATTGCTGGACGTGGTGAACCGCACCGCTGAACAGGTTTTCATGCCGCTGACCGTGGGTGGCGGGGTTCGCACGATTGAAGACGTTCGAGCACTGCTTTCGGCCGGGTGCGACAAAGTTTCCATCAATTCATCCGCCGTGACCGATCCCGACTTCATTCGCCGCGCCGCCGACCGTTTCGGCAGCCAGTGCATCGTCGTCAACATTGACCCCAAACGAGTCCAAAAGGACGGTCAAGAGTTCTGGGAGGTCCACATCAATGGCGGCCGGAAACCAACCGGGTTGCAGGCTGTTGAGTGGGCCAAAGAGGTCGAAAAACTCGGTGCCGGCGAAATTGTATTGACCAGCATGGACGCCGACGGGACCAAAGATGGCTACGACATACCGATCACACGGGCGGTGAGTGAGGCGGTGTCGATTCCGGTCGTCGCCAGCGGTGGTGCCGGACACCCCGACCACCTGGTTGAGGCGATCCGAGACGGGAAAGCGGACGCCGCCCTAGCCGCTAGCATCTTCCATTTTGGCACATTCACCATCACGGAAACGAAACAACGCATGAAAGAAGCGGGGATACCGGTTCGCCATCCTTGA
- the purH gene encoding bifunctional phosphoribosylaminoimidazolecarboxamide formyltransferase/IMP cyclohydrolase has translation MLVSDVVPVRNALISVSDKMGLTDLAAGLRAAGVTIYSTGGTRAHLENSGIDVEDVADYTGFPEMLDGRVKTLHPRIFAGILARRDDDDHLAKLDEHDIEPFDLVVVNLYPFAATAARPGSTREECVEQIDIGGPSLVRAAAKNQNDVVIATSPEQYSEIVEQLDTMGGTDSDLRRRFAAEAFEHTATYDRSIADYLSGDHVSGEFPATMNVSLRRKTQLRYGENPHQRAALYSDPTERAANLVSARQISGKELSYNNLLDLDAALEIVRGFAEPSASVMKHNNPCGAATDETLAGAVEKAMAGDPLSAFGSVIGINRTVDVATAELLCQPGLFIEAIVAPDFEAGAVGLLTTRPKWKDNVRLMQVGRLDTIGSKFSRRFISGGMLVQDADRMTSSSLQWKTVTETPVEDDLWDDIAFGWEMVRHVKSNAIVLAKDTALIGVGAGQMSRVDSVEISIDKAGDRADGSILASDAFFPFPDSIELAAKAGVIAIIQPGGSRRDEEVIAACDEYEIPMVFTGRRHFKH, from the coding sequence ATGCTCGTGTCCGACGTGGTTCCAGTTCGAAATGCGTTAATCAGCGTCAGTGACAAGATGGGTCTGACGGACCTCGCTGCCGGCCTACGCGCCGCCGGGGTGACGATCTACAGCACCGGTGGAACCCGTGCCCACTTGGAAAACTCCGGCATCGATGTCGAGGACGTTGCTGACTACACCGGTTTCCCTGAAATGCTCGACGGACGCGTTAAAACGCTCCATCCACGCATTTTCGCTGGGATCTTGGCCCGTCGTGACGATGACGATCATCTTGCCAAGTTGGACGAGCACGATATCGAGCCCTTCGATCTAGTCGTCGTCAACTTGTACCCCTTCGCGGCAACGGCGGCCCGTCCGGGTTCGACTCGCGAAGAGTGCGTCGAGCAGATCGACATTGGTGGTCCCAGCCTCGTTCGAGCAGCGGCGAAGAACCAGAACGACGTTGTGATCGCGACCAGCCCCGAACAGTACAGCGAAATAGTCGAGCAACTCGACACCATGGGCGGTACCGACAGCGATCTGCGACGTCGTTTTGCTGCGGAAGCGTTCGAGCATACCGCGACCTACGACCGCAGCATCGCCGATTACCTTTCAGGCGATCACGTCAGCGGCGAATTCCCCGCCACCATGAACGTGTCGCTGCGACGTAAAACCCAACTTCGCTACGGCGAAAACCCGCACCAACGGGCCGCCTTGTACAGCGACCCGACCGAACGAGCCGCCAACCTGGTTTCGGCACGTCAAATCAGCGGCAAAGAGCTGTCGTACAACAACCTGCTTGACCTCGATGCCGCTCTGGAAATCGTTCGTGGTTTCGCCGAGCCATCCGCTTCGGTCATGAAGCACAATAACCCTTGCGGCGCTGCCACCGATGAAACCCTCGCTGGGGCTGTCGAAAAAGCGATGGCAGGCGACCCGCTGAGTGCATTCGGTTCGGTAATCGGTATCAATCGCACCGTCGATGTCGCTACCGCCGAACTGCTTTGCCAACCCGGTCTGTTCATCGAAGCAATTGTCGCCCCGGATTTCGAAGCCGGTGCCGTGGGTCTGTTGACGACTCGGCCGAAGTGGAAAGACAACGTTCGTTTGATGCAGGTCGGACGCCTGGATACGATCGGATCGAAGTTCTCGCGTCGATTCATCAGCGGCGGGATGTTGGTTCAAGACGCCGATCGCATGACCAGTTCGTCGTTGCAGTGGAAAACCGTCACCGAAACCCCAGTCGAAGATGACTTATGGGACGACATCGCGTTTGGTTGGGAAATGGTTCGCCACGTTAAAAGCAACGCCATCGTGCTCGCCAAAGACACCGCTTTGATTGGCGTCGGTGCCGGTCAAATGAGCCGTGTCGATAGCGTGGAAATCTCGATCGACAAAGCGGGTGACCGTGCCGACGGATCAATCTTGGCTAGCGACGCGTTCTTCCCGTTCCCCGATTCCATCGAATTGGCCGCCAAAGCGGGGGTGATTGCGATCATCCAGCCCGGTGGCTCACGTCGGGACGAAGAAGTCATCGCGGCTTGTGATGAATATGAAATCCCGATGGTCTTCACCGGCCGTCGTCACTTCAAACACTAG
- the trpC gene encoding indole-3-glycerol phosphate synthase TrpC gives MTILDDILVKTRQTIARDKQDVAPESLRSQIADMPACRDFHGSLAATDQVRLIAEVKRASPSAGLIREDFDPAKIAQAYEQGGAACISVLTDEPFFQGSLEFLKAVRAAVDLPILRKDFIVDEYQLLQARAAGADAVLLIAECLSETEMVQLDQQASDLGLQTLIELFEPSNLEAVLATKTRLVGVNNRDLRTFKTDLNHTIEVAKNIPADRLIVGESGIRTHADVQHLQSGGVKAILVGESLMRQPDIQQATRSLLGM, from the coding sequence ATGACGATCCTCGATGACATCCTTGTCAAAACTCGCCAAACCATCGCGAGAGATAAACAAGACGTTGCACCGGAGTCTTTGCGGTCCCAAATCGCGGACATGCCAGCGTGTCGAGATTTCCATGGATCCCTCGCTGCCACCGACCAGGTGCGATTGATCGCCGAGGTCAAGCGAGCGAGCCCATCGGCCGGATTGATCCGCGAGGACTTCGATCCCGCCAAAATCGCGCAAGCGTATGAACAAGGCGGTGCCGCGTGCATCAGCGTGCTGACGGACGAACCGTTCTTCCAAGGTTCGTTGGAATTCTTGAAGGCCGTTCGCGCCGCCGTCGACCTACCGATCTTGCGGAAAGATTTCATCGTTGATGAATATCAATTACTGCAGGCCCGTGCCGCCGGTGCCGATGCGGTGCTCTTGATCGCCGAATGCCTCAGTGAAACTGAAATGGTTCAGCTGGATCAACAAGCGAGCGACCTTGGTTTGCAAACCTTGATCGAACTTTTTGAGCCCAGCAATCTGGAAGCGGTATTGGCAACCAAGACCCGGTTGGTCGGAGTCAACAACCGCGATCTGCGAACGTTCAAAACGGACCTCAATCACACGATTGAAGTCGCCAAGAACATCCCTGCCGATCGATTGATCGTCGGCGAAAGCGGCATTCGCACCCACGCCGACGTCCAGCACCTCCAGTCCGGCGGCGTGAAAGCGATCCTGGTCGGTGAATCCCTCATGCGGCAACCCGACATCCAGCAAGCCACCCGCAGCCTGCTGGGCATGTAA